The nucleotide window ACACAAATCTTTTAACTAGTTACGTACGAGGTTAACAACCACTTTTAGGTTATCTTTTCTAAAACAAGCCTTATTTAAGCAACGTACGAAACTAACTAACAATACCCatactacatatatatatatatatatatataaaaaaaaaaaaaaaaaaaaaaaaactaaaacgtaCCAGTTCAACGTAATACTCTCCGTTATAACAACAAGAGCATTCTGAATTTTCCGGCCACCACCGCGTAATATCCGGTAAGCTAAATCAATAGAAAGCACACCGGAGCTACACCCCATTCCACTAAGATTATACGTTTTAACATCGGGCCTTAACTTATACCGGTTCACAACAAGAGCCGAAAGCGAAGGTGACGGTGAAAAACTCCCACAAGTAACAATAACCACGTCGATTTCCTCTGGCGAAAACTTAGTTTTCGCCAGTAGGGAATCTACGGCGGAGAATATCCCTTCCTCCGCCTCTTGTACCGCGTTTTTCAACGTGGGAATTTGATCCTTTTCGAACATAAAAGGCGGCGCATATGTTTCGTCTCCCAACCCGGATTTGAAGTAGATATTTCTCATGAAGTTAATCGGCTCCTCCGTGGTGAATCGGGCACCATGGAGGAGAAAGTTGTTAGCGAGTTCGTATGTGCATTTGCGGTTCGGTGGCGGTTGGAAGCACGAGTAGTTGAGGAGGAGGACCGGGTGGGGGCGGGACCCGAGGTGGAGGATGAGGAGGATAACCGCGGTCAGGGTGGTGACCGCGGTTAAGAGGAGGTGGGCGGTGAGGAAGCGAAGAAATGCGGCGGCGATCGGGTGGGTGGCGTGGAGGAGGAAGGCGAACGAAAGGAGCGAAAAAATAATGATTTGCAACCGCCGGTGGATAGACAAAGGGGAGTGTTCCATTTTCTTTAAGATTGTACAAGTGTTAAAACACGAGTTACAACTTAGAAAAGTACAAGTTAGAAAGAGGTTGCATGGTTTAGAGGGGATGTATGGGAATTTATACAAAAAGATTGTGGGCTAGTGTATGAACTATGAAGATGTGAAATTACTAATTTGGCCTAGGTATCCACAACCTTAATATACAAGATATAGGTGTGTTCAATTGGAGGGATGGCTTGTGTCTCATCCAATTAAGTGAATCCTAACTAGATTTACAAATTGGTAGTTTGAGTTACTTAAATACTTTGTCAATGACATGAAGACGTGTTTGGTAGGGGTTTCTAAAAACCGGTTCAAACCGTAGCAAGTCGATGGTTTGAGATAATTTTAACGGTTCAGTCCAGGTTTTAaccaatttttattatttttttaaacatagaGTTTAGTATATTTATTATAATCGTGAATCATCTATATCATGTTAAAAGTATTAAACCAAATTTTCTGCTAAACTGGGCAGGTTTGGTTTATCGTTTCATAAATCTATAATTAGCTGTTCTGTGAGAAAGTTTGTCAAAACTAGCTAAACTGGTCCGTGAACACCGCTAATATGTTTGATTGGATGGATTGcggtaaataaaatatatatatatctaaaacatTCATACTATTTCTAATATCAAACCTAAAGTGTTACCTAAATATATAGTACTTTTAAAGCGAAGTTTTAAATCTATAAATTATTTCTAAAAATACATTACATGTGTTTTTGACATTTAGATGCATTAAATAGTTATGTAAGGATACACCGGCCCTAACCTGCAAGCTTATGGAGCTACATTGATATACTGCTCAAGTTATATTGTGGGCTGAACCAGTAATATTAATTACCCATGAATAAATCATTTAAATCCAACTTGTATTGGTTAAAACTTAAATCTACATTCAACTTGTAACTTAACTTTCTTAAAGTGTTAAATagttcatttttatttttatccaTGGACTTATATTTGCAAACTTTatatttaacatttttttatCTAAGGATTGTATCATAAAAGACTAATATACTTATTTTTCATACAAAATCAGGTACAACTTATAACAAGTACAAGAAAActtattaaattatattttttaaggCTAGTGGGTCCCAGGGTCGCCGAGGCCCGTCAAGGGGCGTCCACACCGCCCTCTTGGTCCGTCCCCGTCCCCTCTAAGACGCCAACGATGGACCCTCTTTTTTATCATACACacaaatatacatacatacatacatatgtatatagAAAGGGGCTATCCCCACACTCTATGCCCATCCCATTAGGCTCATCCCTCACACCCGTTGACGTGGACGTCTACATGACGGATCATCCTTAAGGGACTACCCTCATCCACACCCAGTAAGCTAAATTAAAGTCAATAAAATTACCTAAAATACACAAACTTATAAATTTTGTTTTCTTATATAAAGACATGCAACTCTTATATTAATTGAAGTTTGATAAAGTGTCATTCAACATTTTTGTAATAAGAAATTAATTCCCTCTTAAAAGAATAAAAATAGTATTAGTTTTTTTATAGTATCAACCAATCAACCATCTACAATACATGTAAAGCAAATATGTTTCATATATCATTTACTatcagtttgaaaagaaaaagtaaCATAATAATGGTAAACCTAATTTTTTAAAAGATAATAGTTTTAATATATAGCATGGGGATCCTTCCCTAACTTTATTTTAAAACTCTAAAAAAAAATTGCCAACTCTTTTGGCATGTTTCCGAACATATACTAGCATTTACCCTACGCAAGCCTAGTTGAGGCAAGACTCCTTAAAAAATGTCAAAAAATGAACCATTGTTATCAAAACTTGAGAGAATCGGCCAGTTGGATTAGAAACCACCTACACAACTGATCCGGTTAATTGATTTTAAACCGCTTTTATTTGGGTCTTTCGGTTAGTTTTTTTAGTTATTCGACTGATTAAAGTGACAAACACCCCACTATGCGTGAGCTCTtagggggcaaaagtgaaattgcactaattttaacgttattttactaatttcgtgaaaataacgttaaaagcgacggaagattaatcatgcatcatgtggtggagTTGATAGTCAAAAGACAAGGGGTACATGCACCAATAGGTCTTTGTTCcgattgctaagtgttatgtgtcttaggtctaaggcttgatgcaaaactactatcgagctgtGAGTCTCACTACCACTAGAAGCAACCTCTATATTACTACGAGATAGAGGTAAAACTGTCTACATTTTACCTTCCTGAGACTCTAGCTTAGCTTTGCTAtttatgatgataatgatgatgacgACAACGACAACTAGTCGAAGTGACAAACCAAgaatttaaaattttatatttttttatatatgtattGATTCATATATTATTTCAGCTTCTATATTTTGTTAACACTATAACCCTATGCCAAAATACAAGTTTCATATTTTGTAATACATATATACGTGTATAACCTATGAATTGTTTACAATTTCATTTGTTTTTTCAAGTTAATCCTTCTAGTAAACAAGTAAGGTAGCTAGTTTGATAGCCAATTTACATACAAAACATTGAATTAAACTCTTGTTTAGATTTTGAATAGTTTTTCATTGTGATTGCTCCTTTAATTAGAGAGGTCTTATTTATGGTACTCACACATCTTCAAATCCTATTTTTAAATCTACACATTTTGTCTACTAAAGTACCCGAGCTCTCAACCTTACAGAGAGGACGCGTTTTCCATACACCTTAGCAGTGCTAGAGTGCTTGACTACAAGCCTTTCGGAGATTAAAGATAATTTGTTTCTTTACATTGGGGGAATTGTGATTGTGGCCAATTTTGGTTAATTGTACTTTGAAAAAGTTTTATGAAAGGTAGAAATAGAGTTTTTATTATGAAATATT belongs to Helianthus annuus cultivar XRQ/B chromosome 5, HanXRQr2.0-SUNRISE, whole genome shotgun sequence and includes:
- the LOC110942343 gene encoding 3-ketoacyl-CoA synthase 13, producing the protein MEHSPLSIHRRLQIIIFSLLSFAFLLHATHPIAAAFLRFLTAHLLLTAVTTLTAVILLILHLGSRPHPVLLLNYSCFQPPPNRKCTYELANNFLLHGARFTTEEPINFMRNIYFKSGLGDETYAPPFMFEKDQIPTLKNAVQEAEEGIFSAVDSLLAKTKFSPEEIDVVIVTCGSFSPSPSLSALVVNRYKLRPDVKTYNLSGMGCSSGVLSIDLAYRILRGGGRKIQNALVVITESITLNWYDGEERSMLVTNCIFRVGCAAAMITNDPSRRTSAKMELIHTLRTHHGASDSSYRAAFQEEDGKGITGVSLTKDLIRVAGLNLRQHIKILAPRVLPLSQLVRYVYSVLTMAMSGGQLKPTVPDFTTAFKHICVHTGGKAVIEQVGRVLKFVDSVTEPARMTLNRFGNTSSSLVFYELSYFEAKGRIKKGDKMWMIAFGTGFKVCSLVWKCIRDPEPESDNPWNDSIHKYPLKVW